From the genome of Pseudarthrobacter sp. NIBRBAC000502772:
CCGCAACGGCACCGCGACGACGGCGTTGATGACCCGCGGGCCGCGGACAGCCGCCAAGTACATCACCTCAACGCTGGCTGCCGCCACCCTGCCCAGGAAACGCAGGGCAAATGGCACTGCATAAAGAATGTTGAACCTGCCGCTGAGTTCCACCGGCGGCAGGTAGAAGATCCGGGCCACGAGCACGGCCAGCAACGCGCCGAAGAGCAGGTTGCCGGGGCTGAAGTCCTGCCACAGGGCGCCCCAGACAATCACCAGCCATACCAGCAGGGGCAGTTCCTGGCGGAGGGAAATCCGGCGGCGGCTCATTTGCCCCCACCGTCTTTCAGGGCCAGCGGGGGAACGTCCGTGTCCTCGCCCAGCACGGCCTGGATGTAGGCGGACCGGTCCAGCATTTCGTGGGCGGCCTGGTCCGAGACAGTGAACAACGGGCCCGCAAAAACAGTGAGTGACACGCCCAGGACCACCAGGCCCAGGGTTGACCCCACCATGGTGCGGGGCAGCAGCGTGACGTTTTTGCGGCCGGCCCGGCTGCCGGTATCCGAATCCTTGGGCTCGGCCAGCAGGACGGGGTCCGGGTGCTCGGCGTCCGAGGGCTTGCGCCAGAAGGCGCGGTTCCAGACCCTCGCAACGGCCAGCAGCGTCAGGAGGCTGGTGACCACGCCGCCGACCACCAGGGCGTAGGCCAGGGGCGTGCCCAGTTCGATGCCCGCCTGGATGAGCCCCACTTTCCCCAGGAAACCGGAGAACGGCGGGATCCCGGCCAGGTTCATGGCGGGGATAAAGAACAGCAGGGCCAGCATGGGTGACAGCTTGGCGAGGCCTGCCAGCCGGTCCACGGAGGAGCTGCCGCCGCGGCGTTCGATCAGGCCCGTAACCAGGAAGAGGCTGGTCTGGATGGTGATGTGGTGGGCCACGTAGAACACGGCGGCGCCCAGCCCGGCCACCGAGGACATCGCCAGGCCGAACACCATGTAGCCGATGTGGCTGACCAGGGTGAAGGACAACAGACGTTTGATGTCGCTCTGGGCCAAGGCGCCGAGGATTCCCACCACCATCGTCAGCAGCGCCGCCACCATCAGCGGAGTGTTCAGGCTGTCCCCGGGGAAGAGCAGGGTCTCCGTGCGCACCATCGCGTAGACGCCCACTTTGGTCAGCAGGCCGGCGAACACGGCGGTGACCGGCGCGGGCGCCGTGGGGTAGGAGTCAGGCAGCCAGAACGACAGCGGGAACACGGCCGCCTTGATACCGAAGGCCACCAGGAGCAGCACGTGCAGCAGGGTCCGGGTTCCCTCGTCCAGGTCCGCGAGCTTGATGGCGAGGTCGGCCATGTTCACGGTTCCGGTGGCGCCATAGACCATGGCGATGGAGATCAGGAACAGCACCGAAGACACTACGGAGACCACCACGTAGGTGACGCCGGCGCGGATGCGGGGGCCGGTCCCGCCCAGTGTCATCAGCACATAGCTTGCCGTCAGCAGGATCTCGAAGCCGACGTACAGGTTGAACAGGTCCCCGGACAGGAACGCGTTAGAGACCCCGGCCACCAGGATCAGGTAGGTGGGGTGGAAGATCGACACCGGCGCGTCCTGGTCGCCGTCGGCCATGCCCTGCCCCGTGGCGTAGACCAACACAGCGAGGCTAATGGCCGACGACACCACGAGCATGAGGGACGAGAACTGGTCCACCACCATGGTGATGCCCCACGGCGGCAGCCAGCCACCGATGGTCACGGCGGCCGTTCCGCCGTCCCACACGGAGGCCAGCAGCAGGCACTCCAGCAGGAGGGTCAGGGACAGCACGCCGATGCTGACCGCGCGCTGGGCACGGGAGTGCCGGATCAGCAGGAAGGCCAGGGCGGCACCGAGGATGGGAAGTACGACGGCGAGCGGGGCAAAGCTTGCGATGTTCACTTCACACCTCCTTCGGGACCAGGGGTTACGTTCCGCGAGCCGGGTTGCTCTTCGGCGGCGGCATCCGCGGCAGGAATCTTCTTGGCACCGGCCGTGACGGAACCCCCGGCCCCTTCCGGGCCGTCCGCAGCCGCTGGGTGGTCCGAGACCGTGCTCCCGTCGCCGCCAAGCATGGTCAGGGGAAACTCGGAAGTCTCGGCCGGGATCGGGGCGTCGTCCTCCGCGTCGAAGCGGGGGGTCTCGGCGACCCGGAGGTCCTCGACGTCGTCCTGGATCTCGTCCTGGCGGGCCAGGACCCACGTGCGGTAGATGATGCCGAGCATAAAGGCCGTCACGGCGAAGGAGATCACGATCGACGTGAGGATCAGGGCCTGTGGCAGCGGGTCCGCGTACTCATGCGCGCCGGTGTCCTTGTTGTACAGGGGTGCCAGGCCGGCATAGCCGCCGGTGGCCAGGATCAACAGGTTAGTGGCGTTCGCCAGCAGCATCAGCCCGAGCAGGACACGGGTGAGGCTGCGTTCCAGGATCAGGTAGATGCCGCACGCATACAGGGCACCCATCACGGTCAGCAGGGTCAGGTTGACGCTCATCCTCGGCCCCTCGCAGTGGTTTCGGCGGGGACGCCCACGGGTTCCCGCACCTGGGCAGTCGCAGGGGCGTCGTCGTCTGGCGAGTCCTCGGCGGGCGCAGTTCTCTGCTCTTCAAAGTGTTCATCGATCTCGGAGCCCAGGCTGCGGAGGACGTCCAGCACCAGGCCGATCACCACAATGTAGACGCCGATGTCGAAGATGGTGGACGTAACGAACTTGATGTCCCCGAACACCGGCAGCCAGAGTTCGATGATGGCGGTCTGGAATACCTGGCCGCCCAGCAGCAGTGGCACCACACCGGACGCCGCCGCAGTGGCGAGCCCGATCCCCAGCAGCGTTCCGGCGCCGACGGGCGTGGCCTCGCGCAGTTCGAACCGGCCGCCGGCCAGGTAGCGGATGGCCAGGGCAAGTCCGGCAGTCAGGCCGCCGGCGAAGCCGCCGCCGGGCAGGTTGTGGCCGGCCAGGAGGAGGTAGAGCGAGAAGATGATCAGGGAGTGGAAGATCAGCCGCGTGACCACTTCAAAGATGATGGAACGCCGTTCCGGTGCCAGGGTGCGCCCCGCCACGATCCAGGCATCCCGGGCGGAGGCGGCGAATTTGCGGCTGATGGCCAGGGCCGCGGCTTCCCGCGACCCGGGATCCACTGCGACCTGGCGGCCGACGCTGCCCTCGGCAATAGTTGCAGAGACCCTGGTCCGGTCGCCGCGGCCGCGGACGAAGATGAGGCTGGCAACACCTGTGGCGGCCAGTGCAAGGACGGATATTTCACCGAAAGTGTCCCAGGCGCGGATGTCCACCAGAGTCACGTTGACGATGTTCAGCCCGCCGCCGCCTTCATAGGCAAGGCGCGGGAATTCCAGGGACACGGGGACGGCCACCCGGGCGCCCATGGCGTGGATGGCGGCGAAGACCATGGTGACGCCGAACGCCGCCCCGATGATCACGCGGACCACCCGGTACTTGCCGCCGGTGCGGTCACGGAGTTCCGCGGGCAGGCTTCGCATGGCCAGGACAAAGGCCACCAGGATGATGGTTTCCACAAGCATCTGCGTGAGGGCCAGGTCCGGCGCGCCCTGGAGCGCGAACATCAGGGCAATCCCGTATCCGGTGACGGACACCATCAGCACGGCGAGGAACCGTTTGTTGGCCTTGACCGCGGCCAGCGCGCCGATCACAATTCCCGCCCCGACCACGGGCTGCAGCGGCGAGTAGGGATCGATGAAGTACAGGTTGTCCGGCAGCGGCTTGCCCGCCAGCACCATCGCGGTCAGCGGCAGCGCAAACGCCATCGTGAGGATCACGGCGAGGTAGAAGTACAGGGAACCACGCTGCGTGCGGCCCGTAATCCAGACCGCGGTGTCGTCCAGGGCGCCGATGGTGAGCTGGTACATGCGGTCGCCGTCGATCCAGCCGGGAACGCGGGACTGCGCGCGGGCCACCAGGTTCCGTCCGAAGTACATCGCCAGGCCGAGGGCAAACGTGAGGGCGGTCAGTCCCAGGGCGGGGGTGAAACCGTGCCACAGCGCAAGGTGGCCGGCCTGCTCGGCCGGTGTGCCGGCGTCGGACGCGGTGGAGGCGAACAGCGCGGCGTAGGGCTGGACCCAGGCGTCCACTGACGCCGGCCAGAGGCCGTAGACGATGCTGAGGACGCTGAGGACGGCCGGGGCTGCCAGGAAGGAAGGCTTGACCGCCTTGAACGTTGTCCGCTCAATCCCGGGCTTCACCGCGAACGCTCCCCAGATAAAGCGCGCACTGTAGGCGAACGTGAGAACGGACCCGAGGACGATGCCCACGAGCACCACCAGGCTCCAGGCCTCGCCGCCGGAAGCGTGGTGGACAAAGGCTTCCAGCACTGATTCCTTGGCCACAAATCCGGCGAGCAGCGGGACGCCTGCCATCGAGGCGGCACCGATGCCGGCCACTATTCCGAGCGCGCGGGACTGCCCGAACACGCCGGACAGCTGGCGCACATCGCGGGTCCCGGCCTGGTGGTCGATGATGCCCACCACCAGGAACAGGGTGGCCTTGAACAGTCCGTGGGCCAGGAGCATCGCGAGGCCGGCGAGGGCCGCATCCGGAGTGCCCAGCCCCACCACCATGGTCAGGAACCCCAGCTGGCTGACGGTGCCGTAAGCCAGGATGAGTTTGATGTCGGTCTGCCGGAGCGCCCGGTAGCCGCCAACCAGCATGGTGGCAAGTCCCAGCCCCAGCACAATGGACTGCCAGTAGGCGGTGTCGGAAAATCCCGGGGCGAGCCGCGCCACCAGGTAGATCCCGGCCTTCACCATCGCCGCGGCGTGGAGGTACGCGCTCACCGGGGTTGGCGCTGCCATGGCTCCGGGAAGCCAGAAGTGGAAGGGAACCAGCGCGGACTTGCTGATGGCGCCCACCAGGATAAGTACGACGGCGGCGGCGACGATTGCTCCGGAAGGTCCGCTGATCAGCGTGGGAGCCTGAGCCAGGATCGCCGAAATCCTGTACGTGCCGGCGCTGTGGCCCAGCATGATCAGGCCTACCAGCATGGCCAGCCCGCCCGCGGTGGTGACCATCAGTGCCTGCAGCGCCGAACGCCGGGCCGCCAGCCTGGTGCGGGCGAAGCCGATCAGCAGGTAGGACAGGATGGTGGTGAGTTCCCAGAAGATGAACATCAGCAGAAGATCGTCAGCGATCACCAGGCCGAACATTACTCCCGCGAAGGCGAGGAACTGGGCGCCGAAGCCTCCGAGATCCTGGTCCTTGAGGCTGAAGTACCGGGCGCAATAGACGAGCACCAAGGCGCCGACGCCCAGGATCAGGAGCGACATCACCCAGGCAAGGGGATCGAGCCGGAAGGCGAACTCAAGATCCAGCCCGGGAATCCACGGGATAACCTCCGAGACCGCGCCGGCGTCCGAGTACACGGCGCCGTGCTGGAACAGCAGCCAGACAAAGGACGCTGCGGGCGCAGCCGCCAGCGCGTAGAACGCGTTGCGACCCCAGGCCCTGAAGAGAAACGGCGCCACGGCAGCCACCGCAAAGTGCACGGCAAGGACTGTGATCACTGGTATCTCCGCAACGTCAGGGATTCGATTGTCAAAAGTTAGGGCAGGCGGTCATTCGTCAGGTTCGGTGGCCACAGTTTATCAAGGCACCACTGGCACTTTTCCCGCCCCGGATCGCGGTACCTGCAATCTCCCCGGTGTCCGGCGTACTATCACCGCGATGTTCGCCAGGGGCGGATACGATTCAGCCTATGAACACCGCCAGCGCTCCTGAGGCCATGCAGCCGTCATCGGAACTCGCGTCCGGAACCCAGGCCACCGCCAAGGCCCGGGTCCTCGCCTGGGCCGCCTGGGACTGGGGATCTGCGGCCTTCAACGCGGTAATGACCACCTTCGTGTTCACGGTCTACCTCACCTCCAATGCCTTCGGCGGCGAGGATCAGGCTTCGGCCGTTCTTGGCGGTGCACTGGCCATTGCGGGGATCGCCATCGCGCTGCTCGCTCCGGTGACCGGGCAGCGCTCGGACAACGGCGGGCGCCGCAAACTGTGGCTGGGAGTCAATACGGCTGCCGTCGCCATCCTGACGGGCCTGTGCTTCTTTGTGTTCCCGCGGCCTGAGTTCCTGCTGCTGGGCGTTTCCCTGATCGCGCTGGGGAATGTGTTCTTTGAGTTTGCCGGCGTCAACTACAACGCCATGCTGGCCCAGATCTCCACGCCGAAGAACATCGGCAAGGTCAGCGGATTCGGCTGGGGCATGGGCTATCTGGGCGGCATCGTGGCCCTGCTGATTGTGCTGCAGCTGTTTGTGCAGCCGAGCTTCGACTGGTTCGGCGCCTCCACCGAGGACAGCCTGAACATCCGGCTCGTGGCTGTGTTCTCCGCCCTGTGGTTCTTCATCTTCGCCCTGCCGGTGCTGTTCGCGGTCCCGGAACTCCCGCGCCCGGAGCGGGCCCGGCCCTTGGGTTTCCTGGCCTCCTACGGCCTGCTGATCCGCCGGATCAAGGCCATCTATGCCACCAGCCCGCACACCATATACTTCCTCCTGGCCAGCGCAGTGTTCCGGGACGGCCTCGCTGCGGTGTTCACGTTCGGCGGGATCATCGCGGCCGGCACGTTTGGCTTCGAGTTGTCGCAGGTCATCTTCTTCGCCATCTTCGGCAACGTCGTTGCGGCGGTCGGCGCCGTCATCGGCGGGTTCCTGGACGATCGAGTGGGGCCCAAGGCCGTGATTATGGGTTCCCTGGTGGGGCTGCTGGTCGCCGGGACCATGATCCTGGTCCTCGGCAACGAAAACTACATCTTCTTTGGCACGGCGTGGGCCGGCAGCACCACCTTCTGGGTCTTCGGGCTGTTCCTGTGCCTGTTTGTGGGGCCTGCCCAGTCCTCGTCGCGGGCTTACCTGGCCCGGCTGGCACCGCACGGCGAGTCCGGCGAGCTGTTCGGCCTTTACGCCACCACCGGCCGTGCCGTCAGTTTCCTGGCCCCGGCGCTGTTCACCCTGTGCATCACGCTGGCCACTCCGCTGGTGGCCCCTGGCGAGGCACAGCGCTGGGGAATCCTCGGCATCATGGTGGTGCTGCTCGCCGGCCTGCTGGTCCTGCTCCCGGTCAAGTCCCCGGACAAGACCGCCATCGCCGTCGTTCCAGCCTCCTAGCGCGAACGGGCACTTAAGCCCGAAACCGGCCTGCAAAGACTAGGCTGGTGGTATGAACGTGGACGAGACTGACCTCCCCGGCCTGGGCCGTCGGAAGGACTTCATGACGACTTCCGGCCGCCGCATCGGCGTCGTGGAGTTGCGCGAGGGCACGATGGAACTCATCGTTTCCACTTGGGACGATCCCGACACCTGCCAGGCGTCGATTCCCCTGACCGGTGATGAGGCCGCCACCCTGGGTAACCTCCTGGGCGGGCAGCACCTTGCCATGAAGCTGACTGAAGAGCACCGGGAGATCCCGGGCATCGTGACCAGGCAGTTCTCCATCGCCCCGGAATCCCCGTTCCAGAACCAGCCCATGGGGAAGGCCTGCATCCGCACCCGCTGCGGAGTCTCGATCGTGGCGATCATGCGTGAAGGCGAAGTGCTCCCGTCGCCGGGACCCGACGTCGTACTTCACTCCGGTGACCTCCTCGTTGCAGTTGGAACGCAAGAAGGCCTCGATTCGGCGGCCGACATCCTGCGCAACGGCTGAGCGTCATGGACCCGCTGGCCCTGACCCTCATTGAACTGGGGGCCGTTGTGTTCTGCCTTGGCCTCCTGGCCAGGCTGGCCGGACGGATCGGAATGTCACCCATCCCGCTCTACCTCGTTGGCGGACTCGCCTTCGGCGCAGGCGGTGTGGTCAAACTCGAAGGTATGCACGAATTCGCACATCTCTCGGGCGAAATCGGCGTGATCCTGCTGCTGCTTATGCTCGGTTTGGAATATACGGCTGCCGAGCTTTTCACCGGTCTGCGCAGGTCCTGGCAGGCCGGTGTTCTTGACCTGGTGCTGAATTTCCTGCCCGGCGCGGCGCTGGCGCTCCTGCTCGGCTGGGGAACGGTGGGCGCCATGGTTATGGGCGGTGTCACGTACATATCGTCCTCAGGGATCGCCGCTAAAGTCATCACGGACCTGGGCCGGATCGGTAACCGCGAGACCCCCGTGGTGCTGTCCATCCTCGTGTTCGAGGACCTGGCCATGGCTGTGTACCTGCCCATCCTCACCGCCACCCTCGCGGGCGTGAGCTTCCTGGGCGGGCTCACCACGGTAGCAATCTCGCTGGCCGTGGTCACCGTCGTGTTAATGGTGGCGCTGCGGCACGGCCACCGTGTATCAAAAGCGGTGCACAGCGAAAACTCCGAAGTATTCCTGCTCAACCTGCTCGGCGCCGCACTGCTGGTGGCCGGCGTCGCGTCAGCCCTGCAGGTTTCGGCCGCAGTGGGCGCGTTTATGTTGGGTATCGCGATCTCGGGAGCTACCGCCCACAGCGCCACCCGGATCCTGGAACCGCTGCGGGATCTCTTTGCGGCCATCTTCTTTGTGGCCTTCGGGCTCAACACAGACCCGTCGACCATCCCGCCGGTACTCGGCTGGGCTCTGATCCTGGCGGCCATCACTGCCACCACCAAGATGCTCACGGGCATCTGGGCTGCCAAACGGGCCGGAATTGCACGCCGGGGCCGCTTCCGTGCAGGCGCCGCCCTGATTGCCCGCGGCGAGTTCTCCATTGTGATCGCCGGCCTGGCCGTGGCGTCTGGCGTGGTCCCGGACGATCTCGCCGCCCTGGCAACCGCCTACGTGCTGATCATGGCCGTCCTCGGGCCGCTTGCCGCGCGCTATGTGGAACCGGTGCTCAAGGCGTTCGGCGGGCCTGTCCGGTTGGCCGCGAAGGCGTAGGCCACCACGCTCCCCGCACCGAGAGGTTAGATCTCGGCGCTATAGCGCTAAGCCCGGGCCTGAGCGCCGGGATCTCACCCCTCGAAGGAAAAGGCTCAGACCTCGGTGCGGTGGAAGTTCAGGTGGCTTCGGCTGGCCGTCGGCCCGCGCTGGCCCTGGTAGCGGTTGCCGTATTCGCCGGAACCGTACGGGAACTCAGCAGCAGAGGTCAGCCGGAAGAAGCACAGCTGGCCGATCTTCATGCCGGGCCAGAGCTTGATGGGCAGCGTGGCCATGTTGGACAGCTCCAGCGTGACGTGGCCGGAAAATCCCGGATCAATGAACCCGGCCGTGGAGTGCGTCAGCAGGCCCAGACGGCCCAGGGAGGACTTGCCTTCCAACCGCGCAGCAATGTCGTCCGGCAACGTGACGGCCTCGTAGGTGGAACCCAGGACAAACTCGCCGGGGTGCAGGATGAACGGCTCACCGCTCTCCACCTCCACAAGCCGCGTCAGCTCGGGCTGCTCTTCGGCGGGGTCGATGTGCGCGTACTTATGGTTGTCGAAAAGTCGGAAGAACCGGTCGATCCGCACGTCCACCGAGGATGGCTGGACCATCGCGGGATCGTACGGTTCGAGGACGATCCGTTGGGTGTCTAGTTCGGCACGAATATCGCGGTCAGAGATCAGCACGCCTCCCAAAATACCGCATTATCCACAGCCCACAGTTTTTCGTTGTTGCTGTCGCCTAGTGGGGCTAATGTTGCCTCAGCATGTCAGCCGCCGGATGGTCTCCCGGCTGGTACAACTGAACTGATCTGGGGTTGGTTTTGAATAAATTTGCGGCGCCCGCCGTTGTGGCCATGTTGTGCGCGCTCGCCCTCGTGTCCCCGGCCGCCGGCATGTATTCCGGCCCGCCGGCGAATGCGCCGTCCGTCCAGGCAAGTGCCTTTGGACCGCGCACGGTCACGTTGGGACCGTCGGGAACAGCGGACGAAGGCGGCGCACCCGACGTTGAGACCGGCACCGGTTCCCCGCTCGCCCCAGCCGTGGAACCGGTGATCACACCGGCATCACCCGCCGGAGAAGGCACGTCAGGGACGGCGGCGCCGACGACGGCGACGGTGGCTGCGCCCGAGACCACCACGTCCGACCCAATCGCGCCCGAGCCGCCCTCCCTGCCACCCCTCTGGGCCCCCGAATCCGAACTGGCCCACAACAAAACCGCAGCTCCCACCCTGTCGGCTCCCACCGCTCCAGCCCCCGCAACGGAATCACTTACTACCGAATCCCTTGGCACTGAGGCCCTCGTGCCGGACAGCAACACGGCCGCCATCCTCACGGTTTTCAACGAAATCAACAACTACCGGGTGTCCAAGGGCCTGGCCCCGGTCAAGTACCACCCCACGGTGGCCGGCATGGCGCAGGAATGGTCCGACAGCATCGCGTCCCGGGACGTCATTGAGCACCGTGCCAGCTTCTGGACCGACCCCCGCGCCCTGAACCCGAGCAGCGGCGGTGAGGTCATTGCCATCCGCACGGACCGCAACGCGGCCCAGCTAGTCGAGTGGTGGAAAAGCTCCGCCGGCCACAACGCCATGCTGCTGGACCCGCGCTTCAACGTCATGGGCGCCGGGATCTCGTACACGAACAATCTGTACACCATCTGGGGTGTGGTGAACTTCTTCGGCTACACCACTCTCCCTGCCGGCACCGTCACGTCGCCCGGGGGCAGTTCCGCCGGCGGGGGCGCCTTCCCCCCTCCGCCGCCGACCCTGTGCGACCCGGCCGTCAAACACATGCCGCCCACCCTGGATTTGAGCAGCGCGGCGATCAACAGTGCCGCTGATCTGGTGACCATCAACGCCTCGGGCCAGCTCATCAACCGCCCCTCCACAGGGAACAGGACCTTTGGTGCTGCCAAGGTCATCGGCTCCGGTTTCGGGACGGCCAAGGAAGTGTTCACCCCCGACTGGGACCGCGACGGCGTCTATGACCTCCTGACCCAGTGGACCAACGGCAACCTGACCCTGCACCGGGGCATCGCCACCGGCGGGTTCCAGGCGTCGGTCACCCTGGGCGGTGGCGGCTGGGAAACCCTCACGCTGGCCGTCGGCGGCTGGTGCGCCAACAACCGGCTCCCCCAGCTGGTCGCCCTGGATACCGGCGGCAACCTGTATCTCTACCCGAACGTGGGCCTGGCCGACATGTCCTCGCGCACCGTCATGGCGACCGGCGTGACGGCCAGGAAGCTGAGCATGGTGGATTATGACGCCGACGGTTTCCAGGATCTCCTGGCCATTAGGTCCGACGGCGGTGTGCAGCTTTACCGCGGAGCTGGCACTCCGGCGCCACGCGCCGAAGCCCGGCTCACCGTCGCCACTGGCTGGACCGATGTCACCGGGATCCGTCCGCTGCGCGACGTGACAGCCCTGAACTCCACGGGGGTGGCACTGCGCCGGGCCAATGACGTGGTGCAGTACTGGAACCTGAGCACCGGAACCCTGGCGTCGCCGTCGAACATCACCGGAAGCTGGGCGGGCCAGCGGCTGGCGCAGTAGCCCTCAGGCGGCCGTCCGTATTTCCAGGACATCCTTGAGCCGTGCGAGCTGGGACACTTCGGCCCTGATGGTGCGCTGGATGCCGGTGTTCATCAGGCCCAGGAGGCCTTTGGGCTGGTATTCGAGGGCGAACCTGAC
Proteins encoded in this window:
- a CDS encoding Na+/H+ antiporter subunit E, with product MSRRRISLRQELPLLVWLVIVWGALWQDFSPGNLLFGALLAVLVARIFYLPPVELSGRFNILYAVPFALRFLGRVAAASVEVMYLAAVRGPRVINAVVAVPLRSHQDLMVTATGHVISLIPGSLVVEVDRSTSTLYLHALNVSSPEEVESLRKEVRSIEAGLIRIMGTREELEAIRQEAAA
- a CDS encoding Na+/H+ antiporter subunit D, with the protein product MNIASFAPLAVVLPILGAALAFLLIRHSRAQRAVSIGVLSLTLLLECLLLASVWDGGTAAVTIGGWLPPWGITMVVDQFSSLMLVVSSAISLAVLVYATGQGMADGDQDAPVSIFHPTYLILVAGVSNAFLSGDLFNLYVGFEILLTASYVLMTLGGTGPRIRAGVTYVVVSVVSSVLFLISIAMVYGATGTVNMADLAIKLADLDEGTRTLLHVLLLVAFGIKAAVFPLSFWLPDSYPTAPAPVTAVFAGLLTKVGVYAMVRTETLLFPGDSLNTPLMVAALLTMVVGILGALAQSDIKRLLSFTLVSHIGYMVFGLAMSSVAGLGAAVFYVAHHITIQTSLFLVTGLIERRGGSSSVDRLAGLAKLSPMLALLFFIPAMNLAGIPPFSGFLGKVGLIQAGIELGTPLAYALVVGGVVTSLLTLLAVARVWNRAFWRKPSDAEHPDPVLLAEPKDSDTGSRAGRKNVTLLPRTMVGSTLGLVVLGVSLTVFAGPLFTVSDQAAHEMLDRSAYIQAVLGEDTDVPPLALKDGGGK
- a CDS encoding Na(+)/H(+) antiporter subunit C; the protein is MSVNLTLLTVMGALYACGIYLILERSLTRVLLGLMLLANATNLLILATGGYAGLAPLYNKDTGAHEYADPLPQALILTSIVISFAVTAFMLGIIYRTWVLARQDEIQDDVEDLRVAETPRFDAEDDAPIPAETSEFPLTMLGGDGSTVSDHPAAADGPEGAGGSVTAGAKKIPAADAAAEEQPGSRNVTPGPEGGVK
- a CDS encoding Na+/H+ antiporter subunit A, coding for MITVLAVHFAVAAVAPFLFRAWGRNAFYALAAAPAASFVWLLFQHGAVYSDAGAVSEVIPWIPGLDLEFAFRLDPLAWVMSLLILGVGALVLVYCARYFSLKDQDLGGFGAQFLAFAGVMFGLVIADDLLLMFIFWELTTILSYLLIGFARTRLAARRSALQALMVTTAGGLAMLVGLIMLGHSAGTYRISAILAQAPTLISGPSGAIVAAAVVLILVGAISKSALVPFHFWLPGAMAAPTPVSAYLHAAAMVKAGIYLVARLAPGFSDTAYWQSIVLGLGLATMLVGGYRALRQTDIKLILAYGTVSQLGFLTMVVGLGTPDAALAGLAMLLAHGLFKATLFLVVGIIDHQAGTRDVRQLSGVFGQSRALGIVAGIGAASMAGVPLLAGFVAKESVLEAFVHHASGGEAWSLVVLVGIVLGSVLTFAYSARFIWGAFAVKPGIERTTFKAVKPSFLAAPAVLSVLSIVYGLWPASVDAWVQPYAALFASTASDAGTPAEQAGHLALWHGFTPALGLTALTFALGLAMYFGRNLVARAQSRVPGWIDGDRMYQLTIGALDDTAVWITGRTQRGSLYFYLAVILTMAFALPLTAMVLAGKPLPDNLYFIDPYSPLQPVVGAGIVIGALAAVKANKRFLAVLMVSVTGYGIALMFALQGAPDLALTQMLVETIILVAFVLAMRSLPAELRDRTGGKYRVVRVIIGAAFGVTMVFAAIHAMGARVAVPVSLEFPRLAYEGGGGLNIVNVTLVDIRAWDTFGEISVLALAATGVASLIFVRGRGDRTRVSATIAEGSVGRQVAVDPGSREAAALAISRKFAASARDAWIVAGRTLAPERRSIIFEVVTRLIFHSLIIFSLYLLLAGHNLPGGGFAGGLTAGLALAIRYLAGGRFELREATPVGAGTLLGIGLATAAASGVVPLLLGGQVFQTAIIELWLPVFGDIKFVTSTIFDIGVYIVVIGLVLDVLRSLGSEIDEHFEEQRTAPAEDSPDDDAPATAQVREPVGVPAETTARGRG
- a CDS encoding MFS transporter, producing MNTASAPEAMQPSSELASGTQATAKARVLAWAAWDWGSAAFNAVMTTFVFTVYLTSNAFGGEDQASAVLGGALAIAGIAIALLAPVTGQRSDNGGRRKLWLGVNTAAVAILTGLCFFVFPRPEFLLLGVSLIALGNVFFEFAGVNYNAMLAQISTPKNIGKVSGFGWGMGYLGGIVALLIVLQLFVQPSFDWFGASTEDSLNIRLVAVFSALWFFIFALPVLFAVPELPRPERARPLGFLASYGLLIRRIKAIYATSPHTIYFLLASAVFRDGLAAVFTFGGIIAAGTFGFELSQVIFFAIFGNVVAAVGAVIGGFLDDRVGPKAVIMGSLVGLLVAGTMILVLGNENYIFFGTAWAGSTTFWVFGLFLCLFVGPAQSSSRAYLARLAPHGESGELFGLYATTGRAVSFLAPALFTLCITLATPLVAPGEAQRWGILGIMVVLLAGLLVLLPVKSPDKTAIAVVPAS
- a CDS encoding cation:proton antiporter regulatory subunit, which encodes MNVDETDLPGLGRRKDFMTTSGRRIGVVELREGTMELIVSTWDDPDTCQASIPLTGDEAATLGNLLGGQHLAMKLTEEHREIPGIVTRQFSIAPESPFQNQPMGKACIRTRCGVSIVAIMREGEVLPSPGPDVVLHSGDLLVAVGTQEGLDSAADILRNG
- a CDS encoding cation:proton antiporter — protein: MDPLALTLIELGAVVFCLGLLARLAGRIGMSPIPLYLVGGLAFGAGGVVKLEGMHEFAHLSGEIGVILLLLMLGLEYTAAELFTGLRRSWQAGVLDLVLNFLPGAALALLLGWGTVGAMVMGGVTYISSSGIAAKVITDLGRIGNRETPVVLSILVFEDLAMAVYLPILTATLAGVSFLGGLTTVAISLAVVTVVLMVALRHGHRVSKAVHSENSEVFLLNLLGAALLVAGVASALQVSAAVGAFMLGIAISGATAHSATRILEPLRDLFAAIFFVAFGLNTDPSTIPPVLGWALILAAITATTKMLTGIWAAKRAGIARRGRFRAGAALIARGEFSIVIAGLAVASGVVPDDLAALATAYVLIMAVLGPLAARYVEPVLKAFGGPVRLAAKA
- the dcd gene encoding dCTP deaminase, which codes for MLISDRDIRAELDTQRIVLEPYDPAMVQPSSVDVRIDRFFRLFDNHKYAHIDPAEEQPELTRLVEVESGEPFILHPGEFVLGSTYEAVTLPDDIAARLEGKSSLGRLGLLTHSTAGFIDPGFSGHVTLELSNMATLPIKLWPGMKIGQLCFFRLTSAAEFPYGSGEYGNRYQGQRGPTASRSHLNFHRTEV
- a CDS encoding CAP domain-containing protein produces the protein MNKFAAPAVVAMLCALALVSPAAGMYSGPPANAPSVQASAFGPRTVTLGPSGTADEGGAPDVETGTGSPLAPAVEPVITPASPAGEGTSGTAAPTTATVAAPETTTSDPIAPEPPSLPPLWAPESELAHNKTAAPTLSAPTAPAPATESLTTESLGTEALVPDSNTAAILTVFNEINNYRVSKGLAPVKYHPTVAGMAQEWSDSIASRDVIEHRASFWTDPRALNPSSGGEVIAIRTDRNAAQLVEWWKSSAGHNAMLLDPRFNVMGAGISYTNNLYTIWGVVNFFGYTTLPAGTVTSPGGSSAGGGAFPPPPPTLCDPAVKHMPPTLDLSSAAINSAADLVTINASGQLINRPSTGNRTFGAAKVIGSGFGTAKEVFTPDWDRDGVYDLLTQWTNGNLTLHRGIATGGFQASVTLGGGGWETLTLAVGGWCANNRLPQLVALDTGGNLYLYPNVGLADMSSRTVMATGVTARKLSMVDYDADGFQDLLAIRSDGGVQLYRGAGTPAPRAEARLTVATGWTDVTGIRPLRDVTALNSTGVALRRANDVVQYWNLSTGTLASPSNITGSWAGQRLAQ